The Flavobacteriales bacterium genomic sequence TGTCTTGAGTTTATCTTCAAGGATGAAGGTTGCGAAAAGGGAGTCACCCGGGCGCCATACGCCTCTCTCCCCATATAAAAACCCCTTCACGCCTTTCTGAATACGTTCTCCTGAAATATCAAACTGACTGAGGGAAAGGGATGAGCCGTCATCCAGTTTCAGATATCCTCTCTCGGCCCCTTGTTTTGCAATCAACAGGAAGGGCTTTTCCTTCACCGCGATGGTTGCTTTGCCATCTCCATCCGTCGAGGCACTTGCTAGTACCTGCTGGTGATAGTCGACCACTTCCAGTGTAACACCTGAAAGGGGAAGGGCAGTGCGCAGGTCGGTTACGAATACCGACATACTTCCTTCTTCTCCTCGTTTGGCAACCAGTCCGATGTTAGATGCAAGGATGTTCCGGCTGACAGATCTTCTTGATCCGTAGTACGACGGATGACATGGATTGTCCCGTTCGGAATAATCGTAGTCTTCATCATAGTAATAGTCCTCATAGCCGTCCCAGTAACTAGCATCATGCTCAACCGGAGCATCCTGCCATTTGTCGAACGACTGTGAAATGTCATCGATCTCTCCGTTGTCTGCATCATTGCACAGGTAGAGGGATTGAGATTTACGGAAGCCAATGGTGATGCGGTAAATGGCCCCAGCCTCTTTTTGAACCAGTTCCCGCAAGTCCAGCGCATAACGGTTCCATCTTCCCAAGTCCACGATGCCGCTCTGATCCAGCCGGATGGTTTTCTGTAATACCGGTTTGCCCACCCTTGCGAGTTCGTCTTCACCCGTGATGTTGTTCACCTGAAGGAACTGTTTGACGTTGCTTTCAAAAATCCGGATAACACGTACGTCAACGGATCTCAGGCTAACAGCTTCAAAAGGAATGACCAGTCCGTCCTTGGATTCCGGAAGGATGCCACCTTCACCCACAAACCTGACGGCGGGTTTGAGCACTTCGAATGTTATAGGGAATTCCCTTCTCTCCTGGGTTTTGTATCCCATGATATTTTGGATGCCAGGTTCTGTGTTCAAGGTACGCTGCCCTTGAATGCGACTGGCTGGATAGATCATGATCTCATTGTCGATGATCACATACCTGAGTTGTGATGTGTTGGTGAGTGTGACCAGGCCCCTGAGGTCCTGGTTCTCATCCAATGGGTCGGAGTATTGCAACTTGATGTATTGATCGGGATCATGAATGACGCTGTATCCGGTCAGCTTGAAGTCGCCGAGGGCAGGCACCTCTACCTTCTTCTCGTCGGTGATGTCACACCCGATGGCTTTCCCATTCCATTGGATGATTACTTCCGAAGCATCGTTACCGCGAACAATGCTGTCAACGGTAAAATGGTTCCGCACCTGTCCGATTTCCTGTTGCCATTGGATAGGAAGTTGTTTTCCGTTTTGACTTGCTGTTAACGTTTGCTTTACTTTATCAAGTTCTTCAATATCGGCGGTCATCAACTGACCGAAGATGCGCTGCCATTGTAGGGTTTTCTTGTCAAAGGCCTTCATGCCTTCAACTTGCACCTCCATGGATTGCCGGAGCGTTTCGAAGTTGAATGCGAATACCTCCAGCGCTTCGGGTACCTCCATGATTTTGCCGATACCGAATTCCGCATAATACTTTTGGCCGCTGGGTAGGTTTTTGTCGGGCTTGAACTCGATGGTGCTCGCATCAAGCCATGTGGTCTTTCCATCAATGGATGGTTGAAAAGAAAAAAGCCTGTCATCAACCGGCCGTGATAATTGCTCGGTAGTGGCCACATCGGAAGTGAAGTGGATGCGGATGGACTGATTTCTCTGGATCACCCCTGCCGTATATGCCGAGACATATTGTCCGAATGCAGGATTGATCTCAACGGTTTTGGCTTTGGATTTCGCAGTTTTTGTAAAAAGAAGTACAGTTGCAGCTACGGTCAGGGCCACTCCGCCGATCAGGAGGATTTTTTTCTTTGTCATGTTGATGCGCAATTAGGCAGGCTGAATGTAAGAAATGGAGGTGATGTATTTGTTGATGTTGAATAATAATTTATCAATCGAAAGAAAGTATCTCAGGGGAATCGTTTCAGCTCGGAAAGACTGAAATTCCAGTCGGGCGTTTCCAGGTCGCGCCCCGCCGGGGGAAGGTAAAACCATGGGTTGTCAGATGAACTTGCCGGATTCCGGAGTACATGCATGCTCTGGGCGGGCATGTAGCTTTGGGCCAGCATGAAGGCTTTCCTGCCATTCGCATCGGTGGCCATATCCACCACAAGTACAGCGTGGCCCGGACTTCCACCGCGGATGAATACGTCGCCCACGCGAATGTCATTGGGGTTGGTAACGGGTTGCAATTCGCGACTGAGCGACAGGCTGCCCGCGTAGGTGAACACCTGATTGAGGTATGCACGAAGGGAAGAGTGGCTGTCATCAGGTTGGGCAGTGTGCTGCCAGGATACCTTGTTGCCGGATATTTTCGGACGGTCTCCTTTTATCCATCTTGAAAACGGAACTGCATCCCCGCTGGTAAAATGAAAGAGGATATCTTCCATGCGGTTGCTGGCATACAGGTATTCGGCCCGCAGGCGGATCACTGCGTCGGCGCATTGCTGCAGGTCACGGTTACCGATATCAATGTCAATCACCGCTGCATGACTGGTGCGGTAGGAAAGGATGTTGCCATCATATGAATGGATGGGTGAACCCGGAGGCATGAGCGGAAGGTGGCGCAACCACCCGGCAAACCCTTCATCGGATGTACGGGTGAACCCTGATGGGGTCGGAAACCGGTCGTTGATAGATGTGTAATGGTCCTGGTTTTCAAGCCAGGGGTAAGTATAGGTAGGCGGGGGTGAAGCAGTGAACAGGAACAGGGATATGAAGAGCGTACGGAGTGCGATCATGTAATGGGGTTTATAGGTTAACAGGTGGTGGGCGGGTGGTATTGTATATGATGGTTGATCGTTTTTCGTGGGTCGTTTTTTGGGTGGCGTATGAACGGATGCGGGCGATGTGAATGTGCAAATGTGATGATGTGGCAATTTGAAAATGGGGCATCCGGCAAGAGTGAGCTTCGGTGGGTGGGGAAGTCAATGGTTAATAGTCAATAGTCAATGGGAGTCGGAAGTCATTGACGCGACCGGAGGGAGCCATTGACTGCGCAGCTTACTGACCATTGACTAGCCGCCTTACACATCTGTCTGCCGCCCATTCCTAATTCGCAATTGACAATACGTAATTGTATTGGGCACACGCGCTTCCCTCCCCGGAACAAGTTCGTCAAATTTCAATTCAGGTATGAGCGAAAGGGATGTGAAATCTTGCTCAGGTGAGAATAAACGGTGATTTGGTAATTTGAAAATGTGATGATGTGGTAATTTGAAAATGGGGCATCCGGCAAGAGTGAGCTTCGGTGGGTGGGGAAGTCAATGGTTAATAGTCAATAGTCAATGGGAGTCGGACGTCATTGACGCGACCGGAGGGAGCCATTGACTGCGCAGCTTACTGACCATTGACTAGCCGCCTTACACATCTGTCTGCCGCCCATTCCTAATTCGCAATTGACAATACGTAATTGTATTGGGCACACGCGCTTCCCTCCCCGGAACAAGTTCGTCAAATTTCAATTCAGGTATGAGCGAAAGGGATGTGAAATCTTGCTCAGGTGAGAATAGACGGTGATTTGGTAATTTGAAAATGTGAGGATGTGGTAATTTGAAAATGGGGCATCCGGCAAGAGTGAGCTTCGGTGGGTGGGGAAGTCAATAGTCAATAGTCAATGGCCGCTCGATTTCATTGACGCGACCGGAGGGAGCCATTGACTGCGCAGCTTACTGACCATTGACTAGCCATACCGCACAAATGACCATTGTTCATCCGAACCACGAAAAACGATCAACGAACCCCTACATCTGACTTCCGTCTCGGTATCTCCGTTTCTCCAGCAGGTTGCCTTCCTCGTCGTAGAATTTCCACGTGCCGTTTTTCTGGTCGTGTTTGTATCTGCCCTTGATCTTCAGGTTTCCGTTCGGGTGGTACTCGCGGAAGTTGCCGTGCTTCTCCCCGTCTTTCATGTTCACCTCCAGCATCACACTGCCGTCGGGGAAGAGTTCCTGGTGGAGGTCGGCATCGAGGTCGTCGGGTGTGATCTCGTCCAGGTTGATGATTTCGTCTTCGGAGACAGACACCATGTGTGTGGTGTCGGGTTCGTTGCTGGTTTCATGTTTGGCAATGGGATTTGCCCATTTAACCATGGCTGAATCGGGCGGGAGGTAACCGATGGCGAGTTTGGTGTCGAAGCCGTCACCATCTTCCTTTAAGGTCAGGCCGATCTGGGAGAAACACACCAGGTAGGGTTTGTTCCGGCTGATGTCCTGCCATGTGTCTGCGCTTACCAATGGTTTCAGGTTGTCTGTGAGTAGCGGCATCTGTACATAAGCAAACACATTCACCTTTTCGTCGAGGTTGCCGGCGAATGCTTTGAAGTCGTCATCGGCGGCCAGGGTTTCACCGGACTGGTAATCATTGATGATGCGCTTCAATGTTTGGGGATGGTTGCTGAACACCACGAAGTCGCCGATGAAGGTATAGTACGGTTTGTCCAGTCCCGAAAAGAAATCACCCAGCAGCAGTTTGAAAAATCCTTTCACGGAAAGGAAGCTGATGACATGTCCTTTGTAGGTGATCTCCTTGAACCGGATGGGGGTTTTTCTTCGCACCTGCGATTTGATGAAGTCGAGGTTTTTCCTGGCCTCTTCCGGGTCGGTGGTTTTCAGGTAGAAAGCCATCTCGTTGTTTTTCCCGAGGCCGGAAGGTTGCATTTGTACGAAGGCTGCTTCGTCGTCGATCCAGCTGGTGAAGTGTTTCCTGAAATCAATTTTCAGGAGTTTTTCCATTTGGGTGATGCGGTGGCGGTAGTTGCTCCAGGCAGCCGTGTCTTTCTGCAGAACCTGTTCCAGGCCATTCAGGAACTTCCCGAAACTACCGAAGCCGAGGCTCAGGCAGAATGCGGTGTGATGAGGCATCACCGACACTGCGCTTCTTTTCCCTGTGCCTGCGTGCTGAAGGGCCTGGAGGTAAGATGGGATCGAATCATTGGACAGGGTGAATCCGCGCATCTTCCACAAGGCGTCATCCCATGTAACGGATATACCCGACCAGGCAAGTGCCCGACTCAGGTCGCGCACGTATGGGTTGTCGGCGGTGGTGTAGCACCGGAGATAATCCTGCAGGCGGTTGTACTGCACGTAGAGGCGCAGCACGTCATCACCATCCGCTTCTTTTTGCACACGGATGAAACGCAGGTCTCTTCCGATGTCGGGCAGGCTCACTTCGTCAATGCTTTTCTCCACCAGGGTGTGGGTGTAGGATGCCACGAGCAGGTTTTGGATGGCAGAGATATAAAGGGTTTCCTTGTCTTCCGTATCGTAAAGCTCCACGATGGTATGGTCGTGGTATGTACGCTTGCTGATTTTGTATCCTTCACTGCTGAGGGCATCGGGGTTGTCGGTCAGGAGGCTTCCCCAGGTAGGGTTTTCGAGGTCGGCGACATAAAGGAAGTCGTAATCATTCCGCTTGATCATGTGGGCGGAGATCAACAGTTGCCGGTCGCCAATCAGGTCGGTGAGGTACGGGTTGTCGTGCAGCATTGAATCCAGGGCGTCGGCTCCTTCAGCGATCTCATTGAACAGGGGGTGTGTTTTCAGGTGTTGCCATGCCGGGTTGTTGCTGAGCCGGTCCCATGCGTTGAATGGCTCGGTTGTTTCAATAATATATATGGCGTCTCCGGGTATGGCGTACAATCCCCGGAGGCCGGCTTCCGATCCGAAGTAGTGGCGGATGAGGGCGAAGGTCATCACCGAAAGGGCCAGCGGGATCAGCAGGATGCGGAGGAGTCGTTTGCTCACGGCTGTTGGTTTTTAGGGTGGATGCAGCCGCAAGATCGGGCATTTTCAGGAAAGAGAGGAGGGCTGTTTTGGCCTCATCGATAAAAATCGAACGTTGAAAGGAGGCAAACCGAAGGTCTGTCTGTTTGTGAGAACAAAGCGTGAACCACCCCCGTAATTATGGGTGTTCAGCGAAGCAGACAGCAAAGACAGCATCGAGATCGTGTGGGGGTTGTCGCGAGGGGATGGCTGAACAAGATGGGTTCAGGGTCAAAAGCGTTGCTTTTGGCCCTACCTCTTTTTATAGGGGTAACTATTCATTCATTTGGTGGATGATGTCCATGAGGTGCTGTTTCTTTCTTTGGGATACCGGCAGTTCGGTGTTGTCACTCATCTTCACATACCCGTTGTCTTTGTTGATGTAGCTTTTCAGGTGTTCCAGGTTGATGAGGTAAGACCGGTGGATGCGTATGAAGCCGGAGGGAACGAGCAGCTCTTCGAACTCCTTCAGCGTTTTGGCGATCATCAGGCGTTTGCCGTCGGTGAAAAAGAAGCTGGTGTAGTTGCTTTCAGATGTACACCGGACAATCCGCGACAGTTCAATCAGGTGGATGCCATCCGACGACTGCAGGGCGATGCGTTTTCTTCCGGCAACAGCTTTCAGGTTGTGAAAGTAGCTTTCCAGGCTCAGTTGCAGTTCTTCCTGTTTTCTGTTGGATATGCGTTCGATGGCCTCCTTGAGTTCTTTACCGTTCACGGGTTTGAGCAGGTAATCGAGTGCACTGAACCGGATGGCTTTGATCGCATATTCACTGTATGCGGTGGTAAAGATTACTTTGGATGACAGGTGGTTGGTTTGGTCCAGGATGTCGAAGCCGTTGCCATCGGCCAGGCGTACATCCAGGAATACCAGGTCGGGGTTGCTGTTTTTGAGGATGTCAACGCCGGATTCTACTCCGTCTGCTTCGCCGATGATCTCTACCTCCGGACAGTTTCTTTCAATTTCTTTCCTCAGCGCCATGCGCGCATGTGTTTCGTCATCGATGATAATGGTACGAATCATAGGTCCCATGATGTTTTATATGGTAAGGTGATGATGATTTCTGTTCCTGCCGGTTCTCCGCCGGTGCCTTCCAGATCCCGGATGTTCAGCTCGAGGTTGGTCATGCCGAGGTTGCGCAACAACTGCAAACGATCTTCGGTGAGGCGTGTCGCATGTGATTGATGGGTGTGATCACTTTGCATCTTTCCCGATGCCTCGCGTCCGATCCCGTTGTCGGTGATCCGGCAGATGATGCGGTCGGCTTCCTTGTGAAATCGGATGGTCAGGAGTCCTTTTGATTTCCGGGGTATCAGTCCGTGTATGATCGCATTTTCCACAAAGGGCTGAAGCACCATGGGCGGTACCAGGGCGTCTTTCAGATCCGGTTCACAATGGATCTCACAGTCAAAACGATCCTGGTAGCGTTCCTGCATCAGTTCAATGTATAGGCGCAGAATGTCGAGTTCTTTTTCCAGTTCGATCTCGTGGTCGGTGTGATCCAGGATCATTCGCAGCAACTGGGCCAGTTTGGTGATGTATTCACCTGCTTCATCGGGTTTGTCGGCGGCATAGAATCCTTTGATGGTGTTCAGGGCATTGAAGAGAAAATGCGGGTTCATCTGCATGCGCCTTGCTTTCTGCTCAATTTCCATCAGGCTTTTTTCCATCTGAATTCTGGCCTTTTCCGCTTCCATGGCTTGCTGGGCCAACTCGTACCGCTTTTGTAGTGTACGCAGTCGCCTGCGCCATAAGAAAATACCAATGGGTATGATTAGGCACAGGATGCCTAATCTAAACCACCAGGTTGCCCATACGGGAGGTCGTATGTGAATGTGTATTTCGCGGATGCCTGGATTGGGATGCCCGGTCATGTCCAGTGTGGTGATCTCAAAAAAGTAGTCGCCGGGTGCCAGGTATTTGTACTCGACCTCAGTTCTGTTTGTCGTTGTCCAGGTGTCTTCAGCTCCTTTCATCCGGTAGCGATAAACGGTGTTTCCCATGTCCCGGAAGTTCAATGAGGAAAATGAGATACCGATGGCATTCCGGTTGTGGGGAAGATCACTCAGTTCGGCTTCGTTTATTTCCTGCTGTTGCACCCGTGTGCCGGTGATCAGAACGGGATGGGGATGGCTTACATGTTTATCGATGCTATCCCGGAAATAGATCAATCCGTTGTCGGTGGCCAGGTAAATGGTATGATCAGAAACTTCGATTCCGATGATGTTCATATTTCCGATGCCAACGGTCACCGACAGGTTGTCGACCGTATGTTTGCCTCTGCGCAGGCAGTTCAACCCCTTGTCTGTTCCGATCCACAGGCAACCCTGCGGCGAAAACCGGAGTGATTTGACAGTTAAACTAACCAAGCCGTTGTCGGTGCTGAAACTGGCTATCACCGAATCGTTATGCAGGCAAAGCAACCCCGCGTTGTTGGTGCCAACCCACATCTCATCGTGCAGGCTGTCGTATGCGAGTATGTTGATCCTTTGACGCAGCCTTTCATCAATCACCGATACATCTTTCATTTCGTTGTTTTCCCAACGGAGCAGGGTATTGTCTGATCCGACCCACACCCTGCCATGTTTGTCTTCACATATCGTCCATCCGCGTTGGCTGCTTGCCGTGATACGCACAGAAACATCATGGGTGGGTTTGACTGTGAACCCGGGTTTTGTAGCATCAAGCGCAAGCTGCCTCATTATCTTCAGGTCCTCTTTATTTATTCGGGCGATTTTGAATCCGGCCAACCAGGCGATGCCATTATGGTCGATCAGAAAATCATCTCCGCCAAACATGTATCTGTCTGACCAACCATCTCCGATGGTCTGAACACCGTTTTTACCTACCACCCACACGTCACCATTATCGGCCATGTACGTATTGGTTACGGCATTTTTTATTTGGGAATCCAATTCCCTGCATTCAGGAGGGGTGCCAGGAGACCATATGCAGTACTGGCTGTTAACGGATGTCAGCCAGAGTCGCCCGGTCAGGTCCCGTTTGACGCTCAAGAGGCGGTTGTTGGGCAGACCGTCTGCCGTTTTCATTTCCCAGATATTCGGATTGGGGATGTAGTACAAACCGTTGTGCAGGCTGGTGATCCATATCCCATTTTCCCGGTCGGTGCATGCCCCGGATATCGGTTGACCTCTTAACATCCAACGTTTAAATAGGATATTGTCTGCCTGCAGTTTGAAAATGCCCAGTCCGTTCCTGGTGCCAATGAAGAGTTCATCTTTAGGCCCGATGCCACAGTAGATGATTTCTGTTCCGGGAGGAAGTTCGTGGACCAATTTCGATTTGCCGGTTGCACCCGATATGCTGAATATTTTGTTCTGAATACAGAAGAACATTTTGTTGTGCCAATAGGTTACCCGCCCGTTGCCGCTTAGTGGTATGTAATCCGTATTTGTGAAGTGGTGAAAGTCCTTTGTTCTGGCAACATGACCGCTGTAGGTAACCACCATATGCGTTTCGTTTTTGTCAGATAGGATGCCCTTGATGCCTGACATTTCTTCCGGGATCATGAAAGTGCTTACACCGCTGTTGTTAATTTGATACACATAGTTGTCGCCCGTTGGGAATATGTACAGGGAGCTGTCTTTGGTTTCCCACGCGGTACTGGACATGTTTCCGGGTTTTGACAGCCTCAGAATGGGATTGTTGTTTTCGTTGTAAATGCGGTTGTTTTTCAGGTAAGATAATTTGCCGTTCATTGTAAGGAACCACAATCGTTGGCTACGGTCCTCATAAATATGAAAGACTTAATTGTCGGCTACCCCTTCTGCCATGCCGAAATTTTCAAATCGACGACCATCAAACCTGCTTACGCCATTGTCTGTACTGAGCCAGATATAACCTTGTGCATCCTGGATCACTTCATAGAGGGTGGTGGAAGGCAATCCGTCTTCCATGGTGTAGTGGTGGGAATGGGCTTGTTGGCCGGCTGCCGGAGTCAATCCGGTCAGTAGGCAGGGGATCCACAATAACAGGAGACGCAGCGTTGACATTCCGGCAAAGATACGCCCGAAAGCAGATGGTTAATCCGGATCACAAGACAAACGTCCACCCATAAGGATCGTTCAATCAACCTTTGGGCAGCGCTTACTAAATGAAGGCTGTCGTTTATCATACTTTTCCCTTCGCCCATCCATGATTCCCGATTTTTGTTTTGAACAAGGAATCCGGCCATCTGAAAACCTTGCGGATGATCGGATGTGAACAAGTGTTCCGGCAGATGGTAATGGTTGAATTGTGGATGAGGCGAAGCAATGGAAGATTCCGTTGGTGACGTAGATGCGGGTGCCGGATCAATCCAGGCACGGGCCGGAAGAAAACTTCCGGCCCTTTTTATGTCCGGCCCTTTTCCGGATCCGGGATTTTTCCGTCCCGATTTGGGAAGGATTCAGGGTGTGCCAAAAGCTAACACGTTGAAAATGAGTGATGACAGTTTCTGGCACGAAATTGACATATACCCTATCAGTTGAACATTACAGAGCTAACAGGTCAAAGGTCGGAACCCTCCGTTTCCGGCCTTTGATCGTTTATAGGGGTGAAGGATCGGTTATTGAATGACCGCATCAGCGTGGTGCCTCTACCCTGAGATCTCCCAGCTTCACTTCCCACGTTTTACTGGTTTCATCGCCGAATGATTTCATTTCCTTTCTGGTCACCACCTCGATTGTGGCTTTTCTCAGAAAAGATACCTGCGCCTGGTTCTTTTGGTAAGCCGTCAACTGAAGCATGCCTGTTACGTGGCCGGTGAGCACTGTGTCGCCCTGCCATTCTGTTCGATCGGATGCTTCCGGGTTGTTCCATGCCAGCCGCACCGAGTCAACGGACGATCCGAGGCTGTCCAGGAAATCCGCCACGGTCATTTCATCGGAACCACCATTTCTCAGGGTGATGCCTTTGATCCTTGCACCCTGTGAGAACAGATCATGCGCAGCGATGCCGGCTTGTTTGCGGATTTCCGGATCGAGGGATGCGTCGGCGGCCAGGTTCACATATCCGGCAAAGTCTTCCGCTTTTTCCAGTCCGCGCCGGATGAACAGTTCCGCCGTGGGTGAACCGGGCGCTTCCACCGCTTCCCAGGCCCGGGTGACGCTTTCGGGTTCGGCGGCTTCGGATTCTTCCATCGCCATCGCTTGTTCCTCTGTTACATATTCTTCCGCAGTCGCTTCCGTTTCTTCTCCCTCGTATTGTTCGTTGTCCTGTGGGGCGGATGCACAGGAGGCGACCCACACCCAGGCGGCCATCCATATATAAGGTAAGATCCGGTTCAGCCTATTCATGACCCTCATGGTTTTGGATGAAACGGAGGAAGGATATCTTGTCGCCCTTGTAGGTGCTTTCAATCACCTCGATGTTCCGAAGGCTTTTGACGGGCAGCGTGAGCTTGTTCACGAATTCCTCCCGGTTGTAGAGTTCGATGCCATGGTTTCCGTCTTCCACCACCTGCAGGATGCGGGCGTCTTCCGCGATCATGTCCATGAGCTGTGCCCGTCTTTTCTTCCAGTCTTTTGTGTTGGATGTGCTCAGGTAATGGATCATCATGGCATAGTCATTCGGGCGCAGCGAGAATTTCTCCCGGTAATCGGTCTTCCTATGCAGCACCCTTTCTATGGTGTCTGTTTTATAATAAGGTGATTGCACCACGAACCGCACCCGCTCGTCTTCCGTGTCGAAGCTTACGCACCCGGATGCGTCCACCTGGATGCGCCGGGGCGACTCACCGTCGCTGAGCAGCAACAACTCAATGCGACCGGCCGAGGCGGGCACATTGCGAAGGTGCTCCACAAAACAAAAGGTGCATGCGGTGACCTTCGGTTTCTTTTTCATCCATACCGGAGACAAAGCTGCTGCCAGGATCACCATCAGGATGGCCATCCTGCTCCTTTTCTTTTTTGATTTCCCGGAGGGTGTTGCAGGTTGTTCAGGTGGAGGAGCGGCTGCTGCAACTTCTTCCTTCGTACCGGAACCATCCGCCTTGTAGCAAAATGCCTTCCACGATTCATGTCCGGCGTATTTGCTCAGCATGTTCAGCATGTCGATCCGGGGCAGCGCTTCGGCCCGGTTCTTCATGTGGGTGTAAAACCATTTCTCACTGATGCTGCCGCCGGCCACCGTGCGGAGGTCTTCCTGGAAATCCACGATGTCCTGTCCCTTCCATTCCGGTAACGGGTCGGTACAGGCCGGGTGGCGTGACCGGAAAGTGGCCTCGATCTCCTGCTTTAGCAAGTCGAAATATGTCAGGTCCGATGTGGGCATGCTTGCCTATAACTTCTTCGTGAACAGGAGATTGGTTTTTTACAAGTGGATTACAAAGTCTTTACAACCGTTTTGCCGGGCATCCCGTTCGCCCCTGCCTAGGTTTGCTTCACAAATGTAAGTCAAACCTATAAAACCAACGACCATGAAAAAGATACAGTTTGGAACAAAGAGTGGTGCCATGATGGCCTTCGGCCTGGTAGCCATACTGGGCGCATGCAGCACGAACCACTACAAAGAAAACATGGAGATATACACGCAGGAGGAGGCAATGGAAATGGGTGAAGCATCCGAAGCAGAATCGATTGCATCAGAATCCTATGCGTGGGAGTCAGAACAACCGACGGGAGAATCCTATGCCCACACCACCGAGAACCGCTTCAATGATGCAGCCGCCAGTCCGCTGTCTACCTTCTCCATTGACGTGGATCACGCCTCCTACACCAACGTGCGTCGCTTTCTTATGGCTGGATCATTGCCGCCGGCAGGGGCCGTTCGCATTGAAGAAATGATCAACTACTTTCCTTATGATTACGAAGGGCCGAAAGACGATCAACCGTTTGCCGTGCACACCGCCTATGGCGATTGTCCGTGGAATCCATCCCACAAACTCCTGCAGATCGGTTTGCAGGGAAAGAAACTCTCCACCGAACACCTCCCGGCGAGCAACCTGGTGTTCCTGATCGATGTGTCGGGTTCCATGTCGGATGCCAACAAACTGCCCTTGCTGAAGCGTGCCTTCAAACAGCTGGTGAACAACCTCGGGTCGAGGGACAGGGTAGCGATGGTGGTGTATGCGGGTGCGGCCGGACTGGTACTGCCTTCCACCTCATGCGACAACAAGGAAGCGATCATGGATGCGCTGGATAAGCTGGAGGCCGGTGGATCCACAGCAGGAGGTGCTGGCATTGAGCTGGCATACCAGGTGGCAAGCGAACACCTGGTTGCAGACGGAAACAACCGCGTGATATTGGCCACCGACGGCGACTTCAACGTGGGGGTATCATCCGAAGACGGACTGGTCAGGCTGATCGAGAAGAAACGTGAACAGGGTGTGTTCCTGACCATATGCGGATTTGGGATAGGCAACTACCAGGATTCCGATATGGAAGCGATGAGTAA encodes the following:
- a CDS encoding DUF4846 domain-containing protein yields the protein MIALRTLFISLFLFTASPPPTYTYPWLENQDHYTSINDRFPTPSGFTRTSDEGFAGWLRHLPLMPPGSPIHSYDGNILSYRTSHAAVIDIDIGNRDLQQCADAVIRLRAEYLYASNRMEDILFHFTSGDAVPFSRWIKGDRPKISGNKVSWQHTAQPDDSHSSLRAYLNQVFTYAGSLSLSRELQPVTNPNDIRVGDVFIRGGSPGHAVLVVDMATDANGRKAFMLAQSYMPAQSMHVLRNPASSSDNPWFYLPPAGRDLETPDWNFSLSELKRFP
- a CDS encoding histidine kinase; this encodes MSSTAWETKDSSLYIFPTGDNYVYQINNSGVSTFMIPEEMSGIKGILSDKNETHMVVTYSGHVARTKDFHHFTNTDYIPLSGNGRVTYWHNKMFFCIQNKIFSISGATGKSKLVHELPPGTEIIYCGIGPKDELFIGTRNGLGIFKLQADNILFKRWMLRGQPISGACTDRENGIWITSLHNGLYYIPNPNIWEMKTADGLPNNRLLSVKRDLTGRLWLTSVNSQYCIWSPGTPPECRELDSQIKNAVTNTYMADNGDVWVVGKNGVQTIGDGWSDRYMFGGDDFLIDHNGIAWLAGFKIARINKEDLKIMRQLALDATKPGFTVKPTHDVSVRITASSQRGWTICEDKHGRVWVGSDNTLLRWENNEMKDVSVIDERLRQRINILAYDSLHDEMWVGTNNAGLLCLHNDSVIASFSTDNGLVSLTVKSLRFSPQGCLWIGTDKGLNCLRRGKHTVDNLSVTVGIGNMNIIGIEVSDHTIYLATDNGLIYFRDSIDKHVSHPHPVLITGTRVQQQEINEAELSDLPHNRNAIGISFSSLNFRDMGNTVYRYRMKGAEDTWTTTNRTEVEYKYLAPGDYFFEITTLDMTGHPNPGIREIHIHIRPPVWATWWFRLGILCLIIPIGIFLWRRRLRTLQKRYELAQQAMEAEKARIQMEKSLMEIEQKARRMQMNPHFLFNALNTIKGFYAADKPDEAGEYITKLAQLLRMILDHTDHEIELEKELDILRLYIELMQERYQDRFDCEIHCEPDLKDALVPPMVLQPFVENAIIHGLIPRKSKGLLTIRFHKEADRIICRITDNGIGREASGKMQSDHTHQSHATRLTEDRLQLLRNLGMTNLELNIRDLEGTGGEPAGTEIIITLPYKTSWDL
- a CDS encoding VWA domain-containing protein, whose translation is MAFGLVAILGACSTNHYKENMEIYTQEEAMEMGEASEAESIASESYAWESEQPTGESYAHTTENRFNDAAASPLSTFSIDVDHASYTNVRRFLMAGSLPPAGAVRIEEMINYFPYDYEGPKDDQPFAVHTAYGDCPWNPSHKLLQIGLQGKKLSTEHLPASNLVFLIDVSGSMSDANKLPLLKRAFKQLVNNLGSRDRVAMVVYAGAAGLVLPSTSCDNKEAIMDALDKLEAGGSTAGGAGIELAYQVASEHLVADGNNRVILATDGDFNVGVSSEDGLVRLIEKKREQGVFLTICGFGIGNYQDSDMEAMSNAGNGNYFYIDSYQEAHKVFSKEMQATLFTIAKDVKIQVEFNPKEVQQYRLIGYENRMLQKEDFNDDKKDAGELGAGHAVTALYEIVPVGATPEKGNVDPLKYQKTQATRGNDGELATVKLRYKLPDGSESKLLTQVVRAEAPSAGMAAELQFASAVSAFGMVLRKSEYAGNTGFSDVLEWAKKGVGSDPDGFRLDFIELVELAEGL
- a CDS encoding DUF3352 domain-containing protein; translated protein: MSKRLLRILLIPLALSVMTFALIRHYFGSEAGLRGLYAIPGDAIYIIETTEPFNAWDRLSNNPAWQHLKTHPLFNEIAEGADALDSMLHDNPYLTDLIGDRQLLISAHMIKRNDYDFLYVADLENPTWGSLLTDNPDALSSEGYKISKRTYHDHTIVELYDTEDKETLYISAIQNLLVASYTHTLVEKSIDEVSLPDIGRDLRFIRVQKEADGDDVLRLYVQYNRLQDYLRCYTTADNPYVRDLSRALAWSGISVTWDDALWKMRGFTLSNDSIPSYLQALQHAGTGKRSAVSVMPHHTAFCLSLGFGSFGKFLNGLEQVLQKDTAAWSNYRHRITQMEKLLKIDFRKHFTSWIDDEAAFVQMQPSGLGKNNEMAFYLKTTDPEEARKNLDFIKSQVRRKTPIRFKEITYKGHVISFLSVKGFFKLLLGDFFSGLDKPYYTFIGDFVVFSNHPQTLKRIINDYQSGETLAADDDFKAFAGNLDEKVNVFAYVQMPLLTDNLKPLVSADTWQDISRNKPYLVCFSQIGLTLKEDGDGFDTKLAIGYLPPDSAMVKWANPIAKHETSNEPDTTHMVSVSEDEIINLDEITPDDLDADLHQELFPDGSVMLEVNMKDGEKHGNFREYHPNGNLKIKGRYKHDQKNGTWKFYDEEGNLLEKRRYRDGSQM
- a CDS encoding response regulator transcription factor; translation: MIRTIIIDDETHARMALRKEIERNCPEVEIIGEADGVESGVDILKNSNPDLVFLDVRLADGNGFDILDQTNHLSSKVIFTTAYSEYAIKAIRFSALDYLLKPVNGKELKEAIERISNRKQEELQLSLESYFHNLKAVAGRKRIALQSSDGIHLIELSRIVRCTSESNYTSFFFTDGKRLMIAKTLKEFEELLVPSGFIRIHRSYLINLEHLKSYINKDNGYVKMSDNTELPVSQRKKQHLMDIIHQMNE